Proteins found in one Anabas testudineus chromosome 1, fAnaTes1.2, whole genome shotgun sequence genomic segment:
- the LOC113161801 gene encoding trypsin-like, with amino-acid sequence MAVSHLVLVLLLLWADVTVSMDLQKRIIGGRDCGPNDRLYHVKLNFTNGTHEALCGGSLISNQWILTAAHCWIDGWSIHLPQSHQSTITEHKIYKNRSSIGQEDHDIMLLKLSQTVTNITPVNLPNYGPASQTLQCAEMDVVDCSTYKNSLKNSNNPDTIELYKNMKYQHWFCGAATGVDTCPGDSGGGVVANNMIYGVISFGNQRVCRRPAAFMDLCHPDYEKWITDNISSE; translated from the exons ATGGCAGTGTCTCATCTGGTACTGGTACTTCTTTTGCTGTGGGCTG ATGTCACAGTCAGCATGGACTTACAGAAAAGAATCATTGGAGGTAGAGACTGTGGCCCAAACGACCGCCTGTACCATGTGAAATTGAACTTTACCAATGGAACACATGAGGCCCTCTGTGGAGGCTCTCTGATCAGTAACCAGTGGATTCTAACAGCAGCTCACTGCTGGATAGATGGATG GTCTATACATCTACCACAATCACATCAATCAACAATAACAGAACATAAGATctacaaaaacagaagcagcattgGACAGGAGGACCATGACATAATGCTACTGAAACTTTCTCAGACAGTAACAAATATCACACCTGTCAATCTTCCAAACT atGGCCCAGCTTCACAAACTCTTCAATGTGCAGAAATGGATGTTGTTGACTGTTCAACTTATAAAAACAGTCTGAAGAACAGTAATAATCCAGACACAATAGAGCTCTACAAGAATATGAAGTATCAACATTGGTTCTGTGGTGCTGCTACTGGAGTGGATACATGCCCT GGCGACTCTGGTGGAGGAGTGGTAGCCAACAACATGATCTATGGTGTCATTTCTTTTGGGAATCAAAGAGTATGTCGTAGACCAGCTGCATTTATGGACCTCTGCCATCCAGATTATGAAAAATGGATCACAGACAATATCAGCAGTGAATAG